A single genomic interval of Rhododendron vialii isolate Sample 1 chromosome 3a, ASM3025357v1 harbors:
- the LOC131318631 gene encoding uncharacterized protein LOC131318631 yields the protein MGGSSTSEDFSVFVLASDLGIDARPFLSASDRQTTEDHHQSLPAPTDDNWHDCPSDLPADEDFSDLEFLQFFRLENGSDKDGNRIFRIVGKYFPAPVVAGERLKKFVFHKINTEMPEGPFCIVYMHSTVQKEDNNPGLTILRWIYEELPSDCKDRLQAVYFIHPGLRSRLVIATLGRLFLTGGLYWKIKYVSRLQYLWEDIRKGEIEIPEFVQNHDDILEDRPLTDYGIEPDPFHLTEMPTSAYSFGRYDERWATREFMS from the exons ATGGGGGGTTCTTCAACGTCGGAAGACTTCTCGGTGTTCGTACTGGCCTCGGATCTTGGCATCGACGCCCGCCCTTTCTTGTCCGCGTCCGACAGGCAAACAACAGAAGATCATCATCAATCCCTTCCTGCTCCTACCGATGACAACTGGCACGACTGTCCCTCTGACCTCCCCGCCGACGAGGACTTCTCCGACCTCGAATTCTTGCAGTTCTTCCGCCTCGAGAACGGCTCCGACAAGGACGGCAATCGCATCTTCCGGATCGTCGGAAAATACTTCCCGG CTCCAGTTGTAGCTGGGGAAAGGCTGAAAAAGTTTGTTTTTCACAAAATCAATACTGAGATGCCGGAAGGACCCTTCTGCATCGTCTACATGCACAGCACCGTGCAGAAGGAAGATAACAACCCTGGCTTAACGATCTTGAGGTGGATCTATGAAGAGCTTCCTTCTGATTGTAAGGATAGGCTGCAGGCTGTTTACTTCATTCATCCGGGGCTCCGCTCAAGGCTGGTCATTGCCACTCTTGGCCGACTCTTTTTAACCGGAGG CTTATATTGGAAAATCAAGTATGTAAGCCGCCTGCAGTACCTTTGGGAAGACATAAGGAAAGGAGAGATTGAGATCCCGGAGTTTGTGCAGAATCATGATGATATTCTGGAGGATAGACCGTTGACGGATTATGGAATTGAACCTGATCCTTTCCACTTAACTGAGATGCCGACCTCAGCCTACtcatttgggaggtatgatgaGAGGTGGGCGACCCGAGAGTTTATGTCTTAG
- the LOC131318622 gene encoding UPF0481 protein At3g47200-like produces the protein MTQTNGAHWGSNTGINNNHYAEQKMAIKIDVGKESNENGILLKRRIKKVPPVLRNNENNKGEYDPKVVSLGPYHHGKPELQLVESLKPMVARLFVSDSNKDMEEFYEKVLLMVDDMRSCYDEGSTITYSDDEFAKMMLLDGCFVLGMIESFDSSDHKPDRGAKYDDVMTHLGVLVWYSINSDMVFLLENQLPFQVLELLMSLKYKDDEGMKRINAFLEVQIPWDLPFKIKTETKGSGCENQPLHILQLFWEKLLLDQYADEVNQPLHHLNSLRSSQRVKHKNGRGKVNVKDYIHSFRSVTELRAKGIHFRPINSKSRKAITFESFWFSGLLELPPFLVTPKTKTMLSNIIAYEMWSDNTNSLAITSYVGFLKSLIDHPDDVKELRSKHVLFNRLGSDEEVANIFKEISTFAAEDYGIYGDVTQSIEEHYKSMVKTWMAEFFHKHFSSPWTVVASIAASFMVVSSFLQSYFTMFPRSTN, from the coding sequence ATGACTCAAACAAATGGAGCTCATTGGGGAAGCAACACCGGCATCAATAACAACCATTATGCAGAGCAAAAAATGGCGATCAAAATCGACGTGGGGAAGGAATCAAATGAAAATGGTATACTTCTCAAGCGTCGAATCAAGAAAGTTCCGCCGGTGTTGCGAAACAATGAAAACAACAAGGGAGAATACGATCCAAAGGTGGTTTCTTTAGGTCCTTACCACCATGGGAAACCCGAGCTTCAGCTGGTGGAGAGCCTCAAGCCAATGGTGGCGAGACTGTTTGTTTCTGACAGCAACAAGGACATGGAAGAGTTCTACGAGAAGGTGCTGTTGATGGTTGATGACATGAGAAGTTGCTACGATGAAGGTTCAACAATTACGTATAGCGATGATGAATTTGCTAAAATGATGCTCTTGGATGGTTGCTTCGTTCTGGGTATGATCGAGAGTTTTGACAGCTCCGATCACAAACCAGACCGGGGAGCAAAATACGATGATGTTATGACTCACTTAGGCGTGTTGGTGTGGTATTCCATAAATTCAGATATGGTTTTCTTGCTTGAGAATCAACTCCCGTTTCAAGTTCTCGAGTTGCTAATGAGTTTAAAATACAAAGATGATGAGGGGATGAAACGAATCAACGCGTTTTTGGAAGTTCAGATTCCTTGGGACCTGCCATTTAAGATCAAGACGGAAACAAAAGGCAGTGGATGTGAAAACCAGCCCCTTCATATTCTTCAGTTGTTCTGGGAAAAATTGCTCTTGGACCAATATGCTGATGAAGTTAACCAACCCCTTCACCATCTCAACTCACTGAGGAGCTCACAAAGAgtgaaacacaaaaatggtagggGCAAAGTTAATGTTAAGGATTATATTCATTCGTTTCGTTCTGTCACCGAGCTCAGAGCGAAGGGGATTCATTTTCGGCCTATCAATTCTAAATCTCGCAAGGCCATCACGTTCGAATCCTTTTGGTTCAGTGGATTGCTCGAACTTCCCCCGTTCCTCGTGACTCCCAAGACCAAAACAATGTTATCCAACATCATTGCTTACGAGATGTGGTCAGACAATACTAACAGCCTTGCGATCACCTCTTACGTCGGTTTCCTGAAGTCACTCATTGATCACCCGGACGATGTGAAAGAGTTGCGATCAAAGCATGTACTGTTCAACAGGCTTGGCAGCGACGAAGAGGTGGCTAATATCTTCAAAGAGATCTCCACTTTTGCAGCGGAGGATTACGGGATATATGGAGATGTTACGCAGAGCATCGAGGAGCATTACAAGAGCATGGTGAAGACATGGATGGCTGAATTCTTTCATAAGCATTTTAGCAGCCCGTGGACTGTTGTTGCTTCGATCGCTGCATCTTTTATGGTTGTCTCGAGTTTTCTTCAGTCCTACTTTACGATGTTCCCTCGATCCACCAACTAG
- the LOC131318625 gene encoding pyrroline-5-carboxylate reductase produces the protein MAAGVVSVPIPNDTYNLGFIGAGKMAESIARGVVKSGVLPASRIRTAHLGSARRAAFESFGVKVFDRNVEVIEDCDVIIFSVKPQIVKEVVLQLKPLLSEKLLVSVAAGVKLIDLQDWAGHSRFIRVIPNTPAAVGEAASVMSLGAAATEDDGELIARLFGAIGKIWKADEKLFDAITGLSGSGPAYIYLAIEALADGGVAAGLPRELALGLASQTVLGAASMVSKGGKHPGQLKDDVASPGGTTIAGIHELEKGGFRGILMNAVVAATKRSQEFSKR, from the exons ATGGCGGCGGGGGTTGTTTCCGTTCCGATTCCAAACGACACGTACAATCTAGGGTTCATCGGCGCCGGCAAAATGGCGGAGAGCATCGCCAGGGGCGTCGTCAAGTCGGGCGTGTTACCCGCCTCCAGGATCCGAACCGCTCACCTCGGATCCGCCCGCAGGGCCGCTTTCGAGTCCTTCGGCGTCAAAGTCTTCGATCGCAATGTCGAG GTAATCGAAGACTGTGATGTAATCATCTTCTCTGTCAAGCCTCAGATTG TTAAGGAAGTGGTCTTGCAGTTGAAGCCACTACTTTCAGAGAAGCTTCTAGTTTCTGTTGCTGCAGGAGTTAAATTAATAGACCTTCAG GACTGGGCTGGTCACAGTCGATTTATTAGGGTGATTCCAAATACTCCTGCTGCTGTAGGGGAGGCAGCATCTG TTATGAGCTTGGGAGCAGCTGCCACAGAGGATGACGGCGAATTGATAGCTAGGCTGTTTGGGGCAATTGGGAAGATATGGAAAGCTGATGAGAAACTATTCGATGCGATAACTGGGCTGAG TGGCAGCGGCCCAGCATATATTTACTTGGCAATAGAGGCTTTGGCTGATGGAGGGGTGGCGGCAGGTTTACCAAGGGAACTTGCGTTGGGTCTAGCTTCTCAAACT GTACTAGGAGCAGCGTCTATGGTTAGCAAAGGAGGGAAGCATCCAGGTCAGCTTAAAGATGATGTTGCATCACCTGGTGGGACCACCATTGCTGGTATTCATGAGTTGGAGAAGGGTGGGTTTCGTGGGATCTTAATGAATGCTGTTGTTGCTGCCACCAAACGTAGCCAAGAATTTTCCAAGAGATAG
- the LOC131318630 gene encoding uncharacterized protein LOC131318630, protein MAADLFKKQGEEYWKGRPSYPEELFRFIASNTPSHDLAWDVGTGSGQAAASLAQIYKNVIATDTSQGQLDFAPKIPNVRFQCTPPDMSLSELSNMVSEQGSVDLVMVAQALHWFDLPTFYKQVNWVLKRPHGVIAAWCYTVPEVSDRVNSIFKRIYYVDSRAYWSSGRNLIVDQYRSIDFPFEPVDGADHTGPFEFKTERVMDLEEYLAYTISGSAYQTARDKGVELLSDDVIEEFKEAWNEDGNDKKVVKFPTYLRMGKVGESKLYD, encoded by the exons atggctgcAGATCTGTTCAAGAAACAGGGAGAGGAGTACTGGAAGGGTAGACCCAGTTACCCAGAAGAGCTGTTCCGGTTCATTGCATCCAACACACCTTCCCATGACCTTGCTTGGGATGTTGGCACCGGTAGCGGCCAGGCCGCCGCATCT CTAGCTCAAATCTACAAGAATGTCATAGCCACGGACACGAGCCAAGGCCAATTGGATTTTGCACCGAAGATTCCCAACGTGCGATTTCAATGTACCCCACCCGACATGTCCCTATCCGAACTCagtaatatggtatcagagcagggaAGCGTCGATCTTGTGATGGTGGCTCAAGCCCTGCATTGGTTCGATCTCCCAACGTTCTACAAACAAGTCAACTGGGTACTCAAAAGGCCCCACGGAGTCATCGCCGCGTGGTGCTACACCGTCCCGGAAGTCAGCGATCGCGTCAACTCGATTTTCAAACGGATCTACTATGTCGATTCGAGAGCGTATTGGAGTTCGGGCCGGAACTTGATTGTGGACCAGTACAGGAGCATCGATTTCCCGTTCGAGCCCGTGGACGGAGCCGATCACACTGGCCCCTTCGAGTTCAAAACCGAGCGAGTGATGGATTTGGAAGAGTACCTCGCGTACACCATATCAGGGTCAGCGTACCAGACGGCGCGCGACAAGGGTGTGGAGCTCTTGAGTGATGATGTGATTGAGGAATTTAAGGAAGCTTGGAATGAAGATGGGAATGACAAGAAGGTTGTTAAGTTTCCTACTTACCTAAGGATGGGAAAAGTTGGGGAGTCTAAATTGTATGACTAA
- the LOC131318628 gene encoding uncharacterized protein LOC131318628, with protein MEFGPTIDPDIERERERERERDMADLFHRQAKDYAESRPSYPEELFEFIASKTPNHDLVWDAGTGSGQAAKSLAKLYKNVVGTDTSQEQLDYAPKLPNVRYQCTPPNIPMSELESSVAPPGTVDLVTIATALHWFDLPTFYQQVKQVLKKPHGVIAAWTYTVPEANNSIPLVNEKFDAIFRQFCADLQPYFDPAIKVVEDKYKGIDFPFEPVGYGANHTGPFEFMTERVMDLEDFLLFIRSWSAYQTAKEKGVELLRDDVVESFKRAWSEDGGDRKVVKSPIYLRIGKVGK; from the exons ATGGAATTCGGACCAACCATTGACCcagatattgagagagagagagagagagagagagagagagacatggcGGATTTGTTCCACAGGCAGGCAAAGGATTACGCAGAGTCTCGGCCGAGTTACCCAGAAGAGCTGTTTGAATTCATTGCCTCAAAGACTCCAAATCACGACCTTGTTTGGGATGCCGGCACCGGCAGTGGCCAAGCCGCTAAATCT CTAGCAAAGCTGTACAAGAATGTGGTAGGCACAGACACGAGCCAGGAGCAACTTGACTACGCACCCAAGCTCCCCAACGTGCGATACCAATGCACCCCTCCAAACATCCCCATGTCTGAGCTCGAATCCAGCGTGGCACCCCCGGGAACCGTTGATCTTGTCACCATAGCCACAGCCCTCCACTGGTTTGACCTCCCCACCTTCTACCAGCAAGTCAAACAGGTTCTCAAAAAACCCCATGGCGTCATCGCTGCCTGGACCTACACCGTCCCTGAGGCCAACAATAGCATTCCTTTGGTCAATGAGAAATTCGACGCTATTTTCCGACAGTTTTGCGCTGACTTGCAGCCTTACTTTGACCCTGCAATTAAGGTAGTGGAGGATAAGTACAAAGGGATCGATTTCCCGTTCGAGCCGGTAGGTTATGGGGCCAACCACACGGGGCCGTTTGAGTTCATGACAGAAAGGGTGATGGATCTGGAGGACTTTCTCTTGTTCATAAGGTCGTGGTCAGCTTATCAGACGGCGAAGGAGAAAGGAGTTGAGCTGTTGAGAGATGACGTGGTTGAGAGTTTCAAGAGAGCTTGGAGTGAAGATGGTGGTGATCGAAAGGTTGTGAAGTCCCCTATTTATCTGAGAATTGGGAAAGTTGGAAAATAG